In Lentibacillus amyloliquefaciens, one DNA window encodes the following:
- a CDS encoding helix-turn-helix domain-containing protein → MIRIKLDVMMAERKMSLNKLSELVGITPANLSILKNEKGKAIRFTTLDALCKALDCQPGDLMEYIEENENK, encoded by the coding sequence ATGATAAGGATTAAACTTGATGTTATGATGGCTGAGCGTAAAATGTCATTAAATAAACTTTCCGAATTAGTAGGAATCACACCAGCAAACTTATCTATACTTAAAAATGAAAAAGGAAAGGCAATCCGCTTTACAACACTTGATGCACTTTGTAAAGCTCTGGATTGCCAGCCGGGTGATTTAATGGAGTATATCGAAGAAAATGAAAATAAATAA
- a CDS encoding helix-turn-helix transcriptional regulator, whose translation MRLSNRIRELRARFQWTQQDLASRVGVTRQTIAALEKGDYIPSLLLAMNICIEFQLTVEEVFQVKGEEK comes from the coding sequence GTGCGACTATCCAACCGAATAAGGGAATTACGTGCTCGTTTTCAATGGACACAGCAAGATCTTGCGTCAAGAGTGGGAGTAACTAGACAAACGATTGCTGCATTAGAAAAGGGGGACTACATTCCTTCTTTGCTCTTAGCGATGAATATTTGTATTGAATTTCAACTGACTGTTGAAGAGGTATTTCAAGTAAAAGGGGAGGAAAAATAA